In Carya illinoinensis cultivar Pawnee chromosome 9, C.illinoinensisPawnee_v1, whole genome shotgun sequence, the following are encoded in one genomic region:
- the LOC122277720 gene encoding patellin-4: MTVEVNAEETRMTEVIAVVPTQEETEKAVEGDGKVKDGDESKPKTVEKCSSYREESNFLSDLKEFEKKALNELKAKLEESILGDNLYKKEGPKKTDEKSVADEKDARGGDESEKAGREEAQNEEERKQDGGDEKENTAQECKEEKKPDAGTEECEEEKKPNASNEEKGVQTDTEISLWGVPLLPSKGAESTDVVLLKFLRAREFKVNDAFEMLKKTLQWRKEARIDSILDEDLCADLSAAAYMNGVDREGHPVCYNIFGVFDSEELYQKTFGSEEKRSQFLRWRCQLMEKGIQKLDLKPGGASSLLQINDLKKSPGPAKKELRISTKQAIGILQDNYPELVAKNIFINVPFWYYALNALISPFLTQRTKSKFVVARPGKVTETLLRYIPMEEIPENYGGFKKERDFEFSGEDGVASELIMKAGSIETIEIPSLEVGSTLVWDLSVLGWEVNYKEEFVPIDEGSYTIIVQKAKKMGSQEGPIRNSFRTNEPGKVVLTIENTSSKKKRVLHRYKVNKSY; encoded by the exons ATGACTGTTGAAGTTAATGCTGAAGAAACCCGGATGACCGAGGTTATTGCTGTTGTTCCTACTCAAGAAGAGACCGAGAAAGCTGTTGAAGGAGACGGAAAAGTGAAAGATGGGGATGAATCTAAGCCCAAAACAGTTGAAAAGTGCTCTTCTTATAGGGAAGAAAGCAACTTTCTCTCCGATCTTAAGGAGTTTGAGAAGAAGGCACTGAATGAGCTGAAAGCGAAACTCGAGGAATCCATCCTCGGCGACAATCTGTATAAGAAAGAGGGCCCGAAAAAGACAGATGAAAAATCGGTAGCAGACGAGAAAGATGCCAGAGGAGGCGATGAAAGTGAGAAAGCTGGGAGAGAAGAGGCCCAAAATGAGGAGGAAAGGAAACAAGATGGCGGGGATGAAAAGGAAAACACAGCACAAGAATGCAAGGAGGAGAAGAAACCCGATGCAGGTACTGAAGAATGCGAGGAGGAGAAGAAACCCAACGCAAGTAATGAAGAAAAAGGGGTTCAAACTGACACGGAAATCTCCCTTTGGGGAGTGCCCCTTTTGCCTAGTAAAGGCGCCGAGAGTACTGATGTAGTCCTACTAAAGTTCTTGAGGGCTAGGGAGTTCAAGGTGAATGATGCCTTTGAGATGCTCAAGAAGACACTTCAATGGAGGAAGGAGGCCCGGATCGATTCGATCTTGGACGAGGACTTGTGCGCGGATCTAAGCGCAGCGGCTTACATGAATGGTGTAGATCGCGAGGGTCACCCAGTTTGCTACAACATTTTCGGGGTGTTCGATAGCGAGGAGCTTTATCAGAAGACGTTTGGAAGCGAGGAGAAGCGTTCGCAGTTCCTGAGATGGAGGTGCCAGCTGATGGAGAAGGGTATTCAGAAGCTGGATTTGAAGCCCGGAGGTGCTTCTTCGTTGCTCCAAATCAACGATCTTAAGAAGTCCCCCGGACCCGCCAAGAAGGAGCTTCGGATTTCCACAAAGCAAGCGATTGGGATTCTACAAGACAATTACCCAGAACTCGTAGCCAAAAAC ATCTTCATAAATGTTCCATTCTGGTACTATGCTCTCAACGCCCTAATATCTCCTTTCCTGACCCAAAGAACCAAAAGCAAATTCGTTGTTGCTCGTCCGGGAAAGGTCACAGAAACCCTGCTCAG GTACATTCCGATGGAGGAGATTCCTGAAAACTACGGCGGCTTCAAGAAGGAGAGAGATTTCGAGTTCTCCGGCGAAGACGGTGTGGCTTCAGAACTCATAATGAAGGCTGGATCAATTGAAACCATTGAGATACCCTCATTGGAG GTTGGAAGCACATTGGTCTGGGATTTGAGTGTTTTGGGCTGGGAAGTCAATTACAAGGAAGAATTCGTTCCGATCGATGAGGGCTCTTACACTATCATTGTGCAGAAGGCCAAGAAGATGGGCTCTCAGGAAGGACCTATTCGCAACAGTTTCAGAACCAATGAACCTGGGAAAGTTGTTCTCACAATCGAGAACACTTCGAGCAAGAAGAAGAGGGTTCTGCATCGGTACAAGGTCAACAAAAGCTACTAA
- the LOC122276912 gene encoding uncharacterized protein LOC122276912 produces the protein METKCNRNKVESIRNKLGYQHSFVIESRGLSGGICFLWKDQIEVELLTYTQHHISLKVSGEGEQSPYFLIGFYGFPDVARRAASWELLRAIKPTINMPWICIGDFNEILHSYEKFGVADRPFKLMEDFRTTMEDCALREVPFQEPVNFEECLQNIQPMVTQEMNAVLTRGISNEEIEGAVFNMNGLGSPRPDSFPAIFYQNHWGVIGPDICSTVKNAFLAAEWPKDFNATYIALIPKVKNPSRVTEFRPISLCNVIYKILAKVLANRLKLFLPQLISNTQSAFVPNRLITDNVVVAFEAMHSMQTQIKGKEGFMALKLDMSKAYDRIEWSFLQVVMLRMGFDSKWVDVILKCVSTVSYSVLLNGIPQSSFTPSRGIRMIQNVEGIGVITGVPLGRNQVRISHLFFADDCLLFCKANPLEWARLSHLLDTYELANGQRLNKEKTSILFSKNTKDEARDLITQVAGIQSSLPYDKYLGLPVEIGRSKTKAFRSIIDKVRGRISNWKLKFLSQAGKEILIKSIIQAIPTYCMGVFKIPKSFLLEIGRLTQQFWWGQKAEERKMHWCHWDKMIKAKAVGGLGFRDLQHFNHAMLAKQGWRLLHFPHSLAAKVLSFKYYPDGQFLNATIPRNSSIVWRSLMAAKPLLEEGLFWRIGNGAGTKIWHHKWLPIPTSFKVQSPITCFNPKESVSALIDHEAKTWKTELIDQDLKDEVLMEVAVVAWKIWRRMNDLTTNPTNIPQSIQWSAPPVNVYKINWDSAVDKVNCKVGVGTIIRDWEERVIACMRMCISLFPDPYLAEAIGALHSVKLALDIGLIQIKIEGDAMNVVNDIKGNKDSWKHTGLIITDIKQLLLRFDSFTVDYVPRSCNSFAHCLARDALHINDVLVDIEDVPLCIASLL, from the exons ATGGAAACAAAGTGTAACAGGAATAAGGTGGAAAGTATTAGGAATAAACTTGGTTACCAGCATAGTTTTGTTATTGAGAGCAGGGGTTTAAGTGGTGGGATTTGTTTCTTGTGGAAAGATCAAATAGAGGTGGAATTATTGACTTATACTCAGCATCATATCTCATTAAAGGTGTCTGGTGAAGGTGAGCAAAGTCCTTATTTTCTAATAGGATTTTATGGGTTTCCTGATGTTGCTAGAAGGGCTGCTAGTTGGGAGCTTCTCAGGGCCATAAAGCCTACTATTAATATGCCCTGGATTTGtattggggattttaatgaaatcctcCATAGTTATGAAAAATTTGGTGTAGCAGATAGGCCTTTCAAATTGATGGAGGATTTCAGAACGACCATGGAAGATTGTGCTTTGAGGGAAGTTCCATTCCAAG AGCCTGTCAATTTTGAGGAATGCCTCCAAAATATACAACCTATGGTCACTCAAGAAATGAATGCAGTTCTTACAAGAGGGATCtctaatgaagaaattgaaggGGCTGTATTTAATATGAATGGTCTTGGTTCTCCAAGACCTGATAGTTTTCCTGCTATTTTTTACCAAAATCATTGGGGTGTGATTGGTCCTGATATATGTTCAACTGTCAAGAATGCCTTTTTAGCTGCTGAGTGGCCTAAGGACTTCAATGCAACTTATATTGCTCTTATCCCCAAAGTGAAAAATCCTTCAAGAGTAACTGAGTTTAGGCCTATAAGCCTATGTAACGTAATATACAAGATCTTGGCTAAGGTTCTGGCCAATAGGCTTAAACTATTCTTACCTCAGTTGATCTCTAACactcaaagtgcctttgttccCAACAGGTTGATAACTGATAATGTAGTGGTGGCTTTTGAAGCTATGCATTCTATGCAAACTCAGATCAAAGGGAAAGAAGGGTTCATGGCTTTaaagttggatatgagcaaggcatatgataggatTGAATGGTCATTCCTTCAAGTTGTCATGTTAAGGATGGGATTTGACTCTAAATGGGTTGATGTTATTCTGAAATGTGTTTCTACCGTGTCTTATTCTGTTCTTTTAAATGGAATTCCTCAAAGCTCCTTTACTCCTTCTCGGGGAATAAG AATGATCCAAAATGTTGAAGGGATTGGTGTTATTACAGGTGTTCCATTGGGTAGAAATCAGGTGAGAATAAGCCATctgttttttgcagatgactgtCTTCTTTTCTGTAAAGCAAACCCATTGGAATGGGCCAGGTTATCTCATCTTCTTGACACCTATGAGCTGGCAAATGGTCAAAGACTCAATAAGGAAAAAACATCAATTCTGTTCagtaaaaatactaaagatgaaGCTCGAGATCTAATCACTCAAGTGGCAGGAATTCAATCCTCTCTACCTTATGACAAATACTTAGGCCTTCCTGTGGAGATTGGAAGATCAAAAACCAAAGCctttagaagtattattgacaAAGTTAGAGGGAGGATTAGCAACTGGAAATTGAAGTTTTTATCTCAGGCTGGCAAAGAGATCCTTATCAAGTCCATTATCCAAGCTATCCCTACTTATTGCATGGGTGTATTTAAGATTCCTAAGTCTTTTCTATTAGAAATTGGTCGATTGACTCAACAGTTCTGGTGGGGTCAGAAAGCTGAGGAGAGAAAGATGCATTGGTGTCACTGGGATAAGATGATTAAGGCCAAAGCAGTGGGGGGTTTAGGATTCAGAGATCTTCAACACTTTAATCATGCAATGTTggctaaacaaggatggagatTACTTCATTTCCCTCACTCTCTTGCAGCAAAAGTTCTCTCCTTTAAATATTATCCTGATGGCCAGTTCCTAAATGCTACAATTCCAAGGAACTCATCCATTGTATGGAGGAGTCTTATGGCTGCTAAACCATTGTTGGAAGAAGGCTTATTTTGGCGTATTGGTAATGGAGCAGGCACTAAGATATGGCACCATAAATGGCTGCCTATTCCAACTTCATTCAAAGTTCAAAGTCCTATTACTTGTTTTAATCCTAAGGAATCTGTTTCTGCACTTATTGACCATGAAGCCAAAACCTGGAAGACTGAATTAATTGATCAA GATCTTAAAGATGAAGTTTTAATGGAAGTAGCTGTTGTGGCATGGAAAATTTGGAGAAGAATGAATGATTTG ACAACTAATCCTACAAACATACCTCAGTCGATTCAATGGAGTGCTCCACCTGTTAATGTGTACAAAATCAACTGGGATTCTGCAGTAGATAAAGTGAATTGCAAAGTGGGTGTTGGGACTATTATTCGGGATTGGGAAGAAAGGGTGATTGCTTGCATGAGGATGTGCATATCTTTATTTCCTGACCCTTACTTGGCTGAGGCTATTGGAGCTCTACATTCTGTCAAACTGGCTCTAGACATTGGACTAATACAGATCAAAATTGAAGGGGATGCTATGAATGTAGTGAATGACATCAAAGGCAACAAAGATAGCTGGAAACATACTGGTTTGATCATTACTGATATCAAACAACTGCTGTTGAGATTTGACTCTTTTACAGTTGATTATGTTCCTAGAAGTTGTAATAGCTTTGCTCATTGCTTAGCTAGAGATGCTTTACACATCAATGATGTCCTTGTTGACATTGAGGATGTTCCTTTATGTATTGCTTCTCTTTTGTAA